From Rhinoraja longicauda isolate Sanriku21f chromosome 24, sRhiLon1.1, whole genome shotgun sequence, one genomic window encodes:
- the LOC144605479 gene encoding tubulin alpha chain-like isoform X2, with translation MSTKSTSKVDDSFSTFFSETGAGRHVPRAIFVDLEPSVIDEVRTGIYKNLFHPEQLITGKEDAANNYARGHYTVGKEIIDTVLERVRKLSDQCTGLQGFLIFHSFGGGTGSGFTSLLMERLSVNYGKKSKLEFAIYPAPQISTAVVEPYNSILTTHTTLEHSDCAFMVDNEAIYDLCCRNLDVDRPSYINLNRLIGQIVSSITASLRFDGALNIDLTEFQTNLVPYPRIHFPLVTYAPIISAEKACHEQLSVSEITNACFEPANQMVKCDPRHGKYMACCMLYRGDVVPKDVNAAIASIKSKRSIQFVDWCPTGFKVGINYQPPTAVPGGDLAKVQRAVCMLSNTTSIAEAWARLDHKFDLMYAKRAFVHWFVGEGMEEGEFAEAREDLAALERDYEEVGADSIDQDDDDEEY, from the exons ACGAGGTCAGGACTGGGATTTACAAGAACCTTTTCCACCCGGAGCAGCTAATCACTGGGAAGGAGGATGCTGCCAACAACTACGCCCGGGGTCATTACACAGTTGGGAAGGAAATCATTGATACAGTCCTTGAGCGTGTCCGGAAGTTG TCAGACCAATGTACGGGCCTTCAGGGCTTTCTGATATTCCACAGTTTTGGGGGAGGCACGGGATCTGGCTTCACTTCCCTGTTGATGGAGCGTTTATCCGTCAATTATGGGAAGAAATCCAAGCTGGAATTTGCTATCTACCCAGCTCCTCAGATCTCTACGGCTGTGGTTGAGCCGTACAACTCCATTCTCACTACTCACACCACCTTGGAGCACTCGGACTGTGCGTTCATGGTGGACAATGAGGCGATCTATGACCTCTGTTGCCGAAACCTTGACGTAGATCGTCCCTCGTACATCAATCTCAATCGTTTGATTGGCCAAATTGTGTCGTCAATCACTGCCTCGCTGCGCTTTGATGGAGCTTTGAACATAGATCTGACAGAGTTCCAGACTAACCTGGTCCCCTACCCGCGTATCCACTTCCCATTGGTCACCTATGCGCCCATCATCTCTGCTGAGAAAGCCTGCCATGAGCAGCTGTCTGTGTCAGAGATCACCAATGCCTGCTTTGAGCCTGCCAACCAGATGGTGAAGTGCGATCCTCGCCACGGCAAGTATATGGCCTGCTGCATGTTGTACCGAGGCGACGTGGTCCCCAAGGATGTCAACGCTGCTATTGCCAGCATCAAGAGCAAGCGATCAAttcagtttgtggactggtgtccCACTGGATTCAAG GTTGGGATCAATTATCAGCCTCCCACTGCGGTGCCTGGCGGTGACCTAGCCAAGGTTCAGCGTGCCGTCTGCATGCTAAGTAACACGACTTCCATTGCTGAGGCCTGGGCTCGTCTGGATCACAAGTTTGACCTAATGTATGCCAAGCGGGCATTTGTCCACTGGTTTGTGGGCGAAGGAATGGAAGAGGGAGAGTTTGCTGAAGCAAGGGAAGATTTGGCTGCGTTAGAGCGAGATTACGAGGAAGTGGGAGCAGACTCTATAGATCAGGACGATGACGACGAAGAATACTGA